One window of the Patescibacteria group bacterium genome contains the following:
- a CDS encoding cysteine desulfurase produces the protein MPDITKVKLDFPILSQKMNDQRLVYLDNAATTQKPKKVIDAITEFYEKYNANTHRGIYQLSEKATAMYEDSREKVRAFIGAEKTEEIIFTRGTTESINLVAYSWGRKNIEAEDEILLTETEHHSNIVPWQLLAKEKGAVIKYIPVDKNGKLNLDNIDQYFTKKTKLLALIHVSNVLGVVNPIREIITKAHTSGVPVLLDGAQSTPHMPVNVRELDCDFFAFSGHKMLGPTGVGVLYVREDILEEMPPFLSGGNMIREVTMAETKFEDLPLRFEAGTMPIAQVIGLGVAIDYLKSIGMENIWQHEQEIVNYALAKIRAISGVTVYGPEETVERSGVVSFAIDGIHPHDLASVLNEAGVAIRAGHHCAQPLLSALGTEATARASFYIYNDQKDVDQLVDAINQAIKILK, from the coding sequence ATGCCGGATATCACAAAGGTAAAATTAGATTTTCCGATTTTAAGCCAAAAAATGAACGATCAGCGTTTGGTTTATCTTGATAATGCCGCAACAACCCAAAAACCAAAAAAAGTTATTGATGCAATAACAGAATTTTATGAAAAGTATAATGCCAACACGCACCGGGGGATTTATCAGCTGAGCGAAAAGGCGACTGCTATGTATGAAGATTCCCGGGAAAAGGTGAGAGCATTCATCGGCGCGGAAAAAACTGAAGAAATAATTTTTACGCGTGGAACAACCGAGTCAATCAATCTGGTGGCTTATTCCTGGGGTAGGAAAAACATTGAAGCGGAAGACGAAATATTGCTGACGGAAACGGAACATCATTCCAATATTGTACCATGGCAATTGCTGGCAAAAGAAAAAGGGGCAGTAATAAAATATATTCCGGTAGATAAAAATGGCAAGCTGAATTTGGATAATATTGACCAATATTTCACGAAAAAAACCAAGCTTCTGGCGCTAATCCATGTTTCCAACGTGCTCGGTGTCGTTAATCCGATCAGGGAAATAATTACAAAGGCGCATACTAGTGGTGTGCCGGTTTTGCTAGATGGCGCGCAGTCAACTCCGCATATGCCGGTAAATGTCAGGGAGCTCGATTGTGATTTCTTTGCTTTTTCCGGGCACAAAATGCTAGGTCCGACGGGAGTTGGCGTATTGTATGTGAGAGAAGATATTCTGGAAGAAATGCCCCCGTTCTTATCCGGCGGCAATATGATCCGGGAAGTGACCATGGCGGAAACAAAATTTGAAGACCTGCCTTTAAGGTTTGAAGCGGGGACAATGCCGATCGCACAGGTGATCGGGCTCGGTGTGGCGATTGATTATCTGAAATCAATCGGTATGGAAAATATCTGGCAGCATGAACAGGAAATAGTAAACTATGCTTTAGCAAAGATCAGAGCGATCAGCGGAGTCACCGTATATGGGCCGGAAGAAACGGTTGAGCGTAGCGGTGTGGTATCTTTCGCGATTGACGGTATTCACCCGCATGATTTAGCATCTGTTTTAAACGAAGCCGGCGTAGCGATCCGGGCCGGGCATCATTGCGCCCAGCCACTACTCAGTGCTTTGGGAACGGAAGCAACAGCGCGCGCCAGTTTTTATATCTATAATGACCAGAAAGATGTGGATCAATTAGTGGATGCGATTAATCAAGCGATTAAAATATTAAAATGA
- a CDS encoding SUF system NifU family Fe-S cluster assembly protein — MSISDIYREEIIDHAKNPRNYGKLADFDFEHKENNPVCGDTITFQLKLDGQKKVKDIAFEGNGCTVSQAATSLLFESVKGKTVREIKKLSQADVLDLLGLDNITPSRVKCALLSLEALKNGIKQ; from the coding sequence ATGAGCATCTCGGATATTTATCGCGAAGAAATTATCGATCACGCGAAAAATCCGCGTAATTACGGAAAACTTGCTGATTTTGATTTTGAACACAAGGAGAATAATCCGGTCTGCGGGGATACAATAACGTTTCAGCTGAAATTGGACGGACAAAAAAAGGTAAAAGATATTGCGTTTGAAGGCAATGGCTGTACAGTTAGTCAGGCCGCAACTTCCCTGCTTTTTGAATCGGTTAAGGGAAAGACGGTTAGAGAAATTAAAAAATTATCACAAGCTGATGTGCTGGATTTACTGGGCCTCGACAATATTACTCCTTCGCGGGTAAAATGTGCCCTGCTTTCCTTGGAAGCATTAAAGAATGGGATTAAACAATAA
- a CDS encoding superoxide dismutase — protein sequence MKYELPKLNYSYDALEPYIDKETMEIHHSKHHQAYTDNFNKVLELHPELSEMSVEKLLADVNNLEIEEKDRNVIRNHGGGYYNHKLFWEIMDPANTKDAALVADLERDFGSVDAFKEKFNEAAKSQFGSGWAWLARNPEGKLEVYSMPNQDSPLQKGHTPILLLDVWEHAYYLKYQNRRPEYIENWWKVIKLI from the coding sequence ATGAAATACGAATTACCAAAACTTAATTATTCATACGATGCGCTAGAGCCTTACATCGACAAGGAAACGATGGAAATCCATCATTCTAAACATCACCAGGCTTATACGGACAACTTTAACAAAGTCCTGGAATTGCATCCGGAATTATCGGAGATGTCGGTTGAAAAACTGCTGGCGGACGTTAATAATTTGGAAATTGAGGAGAAGGACAGAAATGTAATCCGCAACCACGGCGGTGGGTATTATAACCATAAATTGTTCTGGGAAATTATGGATCCGGCCAATACTAAAGATGCGGCATTAGTTGCAGATTTGGAAAGAGATTTCGGTTCTGTGGATGCGTTCAAGGAAAAGTTTAATGAAGCGGCTAAATCCCAGTTCGGTAGCGGGTGGGCATGGCTCGCGCGAAATCCGGAAGGCAAACTGGAAGTTTATTCCATGCCAAACCAGGACAGTCCGCTGCAGAAAGGGCATACGCCGATCCTGCTACTTGATGTCTGGGAGCATGCTTATTATCTCAAATACCAGAATAGAAGACCGGAATACATTGAAAACTGGTGGAAAGTAATTAAATTAATCTAA
- a CDS encoding peroxiredoxin, protein MQVNKPAPGFTLEGIDKEGVKKYGLSDYKGKWLVLYFYPLDFTFVCPTEVTEFSKRLKEFEKLDTKVLGCSTDSVHSHKAWLKELGDLGYPLLSDMTHEVSKRYQVLLEDEGVAQRGLFIIDPEGELRYQVVHDFDVGRNVDEVLRVLEALQNGGLCQVGWKPGDKTLKEK, encoded by the coding sequence ATACAGGTCAACAAACCCGCTCCGGGATTTACGCTGGAGGGGATTGATAAAGAGGGTGTTAAGAAATATGGTCTAAGTGATTACAAGGGAAAATGGCTGGTGTTGTATTTCTATCCGCTCGATTTCACCTTCGTCTGCCCGACTGAAGTAACCGAGTTTTCCAAAAGGTTGAAAGAATTTGAGAAACTCGATACCAAGGTCCTGGGGTGCAGTACGGACAGCGTGCATTCACACAAAGCATGGTTGAAGGAACTGGGTGACCTCGGCTACCCACTGCTTAGCGATATGACACACGAGGTAAGTAAAAGGTATCAGGTTCTACTTGAAGATGAAGGAGTCGCACAACGCGGATTATTCATCATTGACCCTGAAGGTGAACTGCGATACCAAGTAGTTCATGATTTCGATGTCGGACGCAATGTTGACGAAGTTTTGAGAGTATTAGAAGCTTTGCAAAACGGTGGTTTGTGCCAAGTCGGCTGGAAACCGGGCGATAAAACGTTGAAAGAGAAATAA
- a CDS encoding heavy-metal-associated domain-containing protein, translating to MFNSKPKKEGTEIEFKISGMHCPSCAMNIDGALEELDGVLESTTNYAKQITKVIYDPQKVTPEKMSAEIKKAGYTAQE from the coding sequence ATGTTCAATTCGAAACCAAAAAAAGAAGGTACCGAAATAGAATTCAAGATATCCGGCATGCATTGCCCCAGTTGTGCTATGAATATTGACGGCGCATTGGAAGAACTTGACGGAGTACTGGAAAGCACCACAAATTACGCCAAACAGATAACCAAAGTGATTTACGATCCGCAAAAGGTTACTCCGGAGAAAATGTCCGCTGAAATAAAAAAGGCCGGTTATACCGCCCAGGAATAA
- a CDS encoding sulfite exporter TauE/SafE family protein, protein MDLWLVFLTGLTTGGISCVAMQGGLLASVVANQKRKENQDNQELKQKTQNILHRDNVMPVVMFLSAKLISHTILGFLLGALGSVLTLSFGVRITFQILAALFMLATALNLLNVHPMFRFVMFQPPKFMQRWVRSTSRANYFFAPATLGFFTIFIPCGVTQAMEVLAINSGSPVMGALIMFMFVLGTAPVFGLIGIVTAKLSGSMQIKFMKFAAVLLIFMSLYGINGALQAMDAPISWQRIKLALFDESKEPVDFATLSDPSLMDSENVQRITIDVENNGYSPNRFKVQAGVPVELTVKTEDTYSCASAFTFKEFEIYELLDPTDSQTFKFTPQKKGKFVFACSMGMYTGVMEVI, encoded by the coding sequence ATGGACCTTTGGCTAGTATTTTTGACCGGACTGACAACGGGTGGAATCTCCTGTGTCGCGATGCAAGGAGGCTTGCTTGCTTCAGTGGTCGCCAATCAAAAAAGAAAAGAAAATCAGGATAATCAAGAATTAAAGCAAAAAACACAAAACATTTTACATAGGGACAATGTCATGCCCGTAGTGATGTTCCTTTCCGCTAAATTGATTTCCCATACAATTTTAGGATTTTTACTTGGCGCATTAGGTTCCGTACTGACACTAAGTTTTGGCGTACGAATTACTTTCCAGATATTGGCCGCCCTGTTTATGCTGGCAACTGCGCTGAATCTATTAAATGTCCACCCGATGTTCCGGTTTGTCATGTTCCAGCCGCCGAAATTTATGCAACGCTGGGTGCGTTCAACCAGCAGGGCTAATTACTTTTTTGCACCCGCTACATTAGGATTCTTTACGATCTTTATCCCCTGCGGTGTTACTCAAGCGATGGAAGTATTAGCAATTAACAGTGGTAGCCCAGTTATGGGTGCATTAATAATGTTTATGTTTGTTCTGGGGACCGCGCCGGTCTTCGGTTTAATCGGAATTGTTACCGCCAAACTTTCCGGCTCTATGCAAATAAAATTTATGAAATTCGCCGCCGTATTACTGATATTCATGTCTCTTTACGGAATTAATGGGGCTTTGCAGGCAATGGATGCGCCGATTTCCTGGCAGCGGATTAAACTTGCATTATTTGATGAATCAAAAGAGCCGGTGGATTTTGCTACGTTATCAGATCCGTCACTGATGGATTCGGAAAATGTGCAAAGAATTACAATTGATGTGGAAAATAACGGCTACAGTCCCAATCGTTTCAAGGTGCAGGCGGGAGTGCCGGTAGAATTAACGGTAAAAACTGAGGATACTTATTCCTGTGCCAGCGCTTTTACTTTCAAAGAATTTGAAATTTATGAACTGCTGGACCCGACCGACTCCCAGACCTTTAAATTCACACCGCAGAAAAAAGGTAAATTCGTCTTCGCCTGCTCGATGGGCATGTACACCGGAGTAATGGAAGTTATTTAA
- a CDS encoding heavy metal translocating P-type ATPase gives MSKSIDFHVSGMHCASCAMNIQRKLKKADGVQDASVNYANEQAYLDYDPNTINESKIAEIVSSLGYKAILDKEKEEEITEHEHEEKLKSLKQKIIFGSILSLGLIIGAMLPGAPEFLMNRWVMLALATPIQIWLGSGFYRSAWSALKNKTTNMDTLVALGTSVAYGYSLIVLLFSSYLMDKGIDDHVYFETSAAILTLVLLGKYLESRAKGRASDAIKKLLQLQPQVAHVKRDNKWEDVPVNSISIGDVLMVKPGEKIPIDGTIISGSSAVNESMLTGESMPVEKKSGDSVFAATINSSGAFEMEAQQIGEKTRLSQIINMVRQAQGSKPPIQKLVDKISSYFVPIVIGLSIITFVIWIIFGPDPKLPNALVSMISVLIIACPCALGLATPTSLTVAIGRGARDGILIKNAEILEAAKKVSVVIFDKTGTLTVGKPEVNNLVSASGLEHEQKNFALSQAMAAEELSQHPLAKSIVDYLAELGIKKAQQVENFEDLPGRGVTATVDGSQVLIGTAKLMRERNISDPSKIMETQVDYGTLVFVAIDNEIKIRFDISDAPKENSKAAIGQLRAMKINSVMITGDNYNTAQTIAKTLQIDEFSAEVLPEDKEQEVKKRKSQGAVVAMVGDGVNDAPALATADIGIAMDEGTGVAIESAGITLLRGDLLLVPKALKLARVTMNNIRQNLLWAFGYNILLIPVAMGILFPFFGIRLNPMLASMAMAFSSISVVTNALRLKTISLTKQITKE, from the coding sequence ATGTCTAAATCAATTGATTTTCATGTCTCCGGAATGCACTGCGCATCATGTGCGATGAATATCCAGAGAAAACTAAAAAAAGCTGACGGTGTCCAAGACGCATCAGTTAATTATGCCAACGAGCAGGCCTATCTAGATTATGATCCAAATACGATTAATGAATCAAAGATCGCTGAAATCGTCAGCTCACTGGGTTATAAAGCCATTTTGGATAAAGAAAAAGAAGAAGAGATAACAGAACACGAACATGAAGAGAAATTAAAATCGCTGAAACAGAAAATTATATTCGGCAGTATTCTCTCACTAGGATTAATTATTGGCGCGATGCTACCCGGCGCGCCGGAATTTTTGATGAACCGGTGGGTAATGCTTGCGTTGGCCACACCGATTCAAATCTGGCTTGGCTCCGGGTTTTATCGCAGTGCCTGGTCTGCGCTAAAGAACAAAACAACCAATATGGATACTTTGGTTGCATTGGGAACGTCTGTTGCTTACGGCTATTCACTGATTGTTCTACTATTTTCAAGTTATTTAATGGACAAAGGTATTGATGACCATGTTTATTTTGAAACCTCAGCTGCTATTCTGACATTAGTACTACTTGGAAAATATCTGGAATCACGCGCTAAGGGCAGGGCTTCAGATGCGATAAAAAAACTGTTGCAGCTCCAACCACAGGTTGCCCACGTAAAAAGAGATAATAAATGGGAAGACGTGCCGGTTAATAGTATAAGTATCGGAGATGTATTAATGGTTAAGCCGGGCGAAAAAATTCCCATTGACGGCACAATAATCAGCGGCAGCAGCGCAGTTAATGAAAGCATGTTGACCGGGGAAAGCATGCCGGTAGAAAAAAAATCCGGGGATTCGGTGTTTGCCGCCACCATCAACTCTTCCGGAGCTTTTGAGATGGAAGCTCAGCAGATCGGTGAAAAAACCAGGTTGTCGCAAATTATTAACATGGTGCGCCAGGCACAGGGGTCAAAACCGCCGATTCAAAAATTGGTGGATAAGATTTCCTCATACTTTGTACCGATTGTAATCGGGCTTTCCATAATTACTTTTGTTATCTGGATTATTTTCGGACCGGACCCCAAACTACCCAATGCACTGGTCAGTATGATCTCTGTTCTGATTATCGCCTGTCCGTGCGCACTGGGTTTAGCTACCCCCACCTCCCTGACCGTTGCCATCGGACGAGGGGCTCGGGACGGAATTTTAATTAAAAACGCGGAAATACTGGAAGCGGCTAAAAAAGTTTCTGTGGTAATTTTTGACAAAACAGGGACACTAACCGTCGGCAAGCCGGAGGTAAACAATCTGGTTTCTGCCTCCGGATTAGAGCACGAACAAAAAAATTTCGCTTTGTCGCAAGCAATGGCCGCAGAAGAACTGTCACAGCACCCTTTAGCCAAATCTATTGTTGATTATCTGGCAGAATTGGGAATAAAAAAAGCACAGCAAGTGGAAAATTTTGAAGATCTGCCAGGTCGCGGAGTAACCGCTACTGTTGACGGTTCACAAGTCTTGATTGGAACCGCCAAGTTAATGCGGGAGAGAAATATATCTGACCCGTCAAAAATTATGGAGACACAGGTTGATTATGGTACGCTGGTTTTTGTAGCAATTGATAATGAAATAAAAATCAGATTTGATATTTCAGATGCTCCAAAAGAAAACTCCAAAGCTGCAATCGGACAACTAAGAGCGATGAAAATCAATTCAGTAATGATTACAGGTGATAATTATAATACGGCACAGACAATTGCCAAAACGCTCCAGATCGATGAATTCAGCGCGGAGGTGCTTCCAGAAGATAAGGAGCAGGAAGTGAAAAAGAGGAAAAGTCAGGGCGCAGTTGTCGCTATGGTTGGTGACGGCGTAAATGATGCACCGGCGCTGGCAACAGCAGACATCGGCATTGCAATGGATGAGGGTACAGGTGTAGCGATTGAATCCGCCGGCATTACGCTATTGCGGGGGGATCTTCTATTAGTGCCAAAAGCTTTAAAACTTGCCAGAGTAACCATGAATAATATCCGTCAGAATCTGCTTTGGGCGTTTGGCTATAACATTTTGCTGATACCGGTTGCCATGGGAATTTTATTTCCATTCTTCGGCATTCGTTTAAATCCAATGCTAGCCAGCATGGCAATGGCCTTTTCCAGTATTTCGGTTGTGACCAATGCCTTGCGTTTAAAAACAATATCTTTAACTAAACAGATAACTAAGGAATAA
- a CDS encoding metalloregulator ArsR/SmtB family transcription factor: MSNINYTQYARLIEAIKNTKRIEIMQLLRSHCLTVSEMKKMTGISQANISQHLQVLRREGVVVTERNGKEIKYCISHPEFIKVLDSIQRILADRTQEKTVINHSALPAVPEFIDPVCKMKVLPRHTAFSGYYKRTAYYFCASGCKKEFLKNPKKYV; encoded by the coding sequence ATGTCTAACATTAATTACACGCAATACGCCCGATTAATCGAGGCGATAAAAAACACTAAACGCATTGAAATAATGCAGCTTTTGCGTAGTCACTGCCTGACCGTGTCGGAAATGAAAAAAATGACCGGAATCAGCCAGGCCAACATCAGTCAGCATCTGCAGGTACTGCGCCGCGAGGGTGTAGTAGTTACTGAGCGGAACGGCAAAGAAATAAAATATTGCATCTCCCACCCCGAATTTATTAAGGTGCTGGATTCCATTCAAAGAATCCTTGCCGACCGGACACAGGAAAAAACGGTAATTAACCACTCTGCCCTACCGGCTGTTCCGGAATTCATTGACCCCGTTTGCAAAATGAAAGTATTACCAAGGCACACGGCTTTTTCCGGATATTATAAAAGAACCGCTTATTATTTCTGCGCTTCGGGTTGTAAAAAAGAATTTTTAAAAAATCCCAAAAAATATGTCTAA
- a CDS encoding adenylosuccinate synthetase, whose amino-acid sequence MPIDTICGLQRGDEGKGAIVDRKLASGKYTWNVRFQGGANAGHTVKAGGKKLILHQIPSGVMHERVRLGLGQGMIIDPFGLRDEVEQLRVMDIDATARLCVSSGAKIVCPWDKLLDGAIDRVRAKAMGMQVAEGGGVGTTNRGIGPGYANAVSRDGITVAQLVRPNVLFNRIKVVVPVINCMIRGVRQELDLSEEQLPEYTVSGAFEQLAPIGEWMSLIAYPLHELLRVALMEGEFLLAEGGQGYFLSNDCTVSYPSCTSSITTANAVFSGLGLELRRSWIGSTIGVVKAYQTAVGNHPMPTYIGNEYQERIQRIGGEIGASTGRIRDCCWLNGLELREAAQFCDVIYVTKLDVLSGIPLIPIATALHPDNHAPNHPVLTDLPQTWEEYMLCQPIYGINVTGWNEDISGIRRIADLPSSAQEYLATIAKIASRMVICVGVGPEREQFCV is encoded by the coding sequence ATGCCTATCGACACGATTTGTGGTCTCCAACGGGGAGACGAAGGCAAGGGCGCGATCGTTGATCGCAAACTGGCCTCAGGTAAGTACACCTGGAATGTCCGTTTCCAGGGAGGTGCCAACGCTGGCCACACTGTGAAGGCTGGTGGAAAGAAGTTGATTCTGCACCAAATCCCTTCTGGCGTCATGCACGAGCGGGTCAGGCTGGGCCTCGGTCAGGGCATGATTATCGATCCGTTCGGTCTCCGCGATGAAGTCGAACAGCTTCGGGTTATGGACATCGATGCGACGGCGCGACTGTGTGTTTCTTCCGGTGCCAAGATCGTCTGTCCGTGGGACAAGCTCCTGGACGGCGCGATCGATCGCGTGCGAGCCAAGGCTATGGGCATGCAGGTCGCGGAGGGCGGCGGCGTCGGTACTACCAACCGCGGGATCGGTCCCGGCTATGCTAATGCGGTGTCACGGGACGGCATCACGGTGGCGCAGCTGGTCCGGCCGAACGTGCTCTTCAATCGGATCAAAGTCGTGGTCCCGGTGATCAACTGCATGATCCGCGGTGTGCGCCAGGAGCTGGATTTATCGGAAGAGCAGCTACCGGAGTACACTGTTTCCGGTGCGTTTGAACAGCTCGCTCCGATCGGCGAATGGATGTCGCTGATTGCGTATCCGCTGCATGAACTGCTGCGGGTTGCACTTATGGAAGGTGAATTCTTACTCGCAGAGGGCGGACAGGGTTATTTCCTGTCCAACGACTGCACTGTGAGCTATCCCAGCTGCACTTCCTCGATCACGACGGCCAACGCCGTTTTCTCGGGGCTCGGACTCGAACTGCGAAGAAGCTGGATCGGTAGCACGATCGGCGTGGTCAAGGCGTACCAGACGGCAGTGGGTAATCATCCGATGCCCACCTACATCGGCAACGAGTACCAGGAGCGTATCCAGCGGATCGGTGGCGAAATCGGCGCGTCGACCGGCCGGATACGTGACTGCTGCTGGCTGAACGGTTTGGAGCTTCGCGAGGCTGCTCAGTTTTGCGACGTGATCTACGTCACCAAGCTGGATGTGCTGTCCGGGATTCCGCTGATTCCGATCGCAACCGCCCTGCATCCTGACAACCATGCTCCGAATCATCCAGTGCTGACCGATCTCCCGCAAACCTGGGAGGAGTACATGCTCTGCCAGCCGATCTACGGCATCAACGTGACCGGCTGGAACGAGGACATCTCCGGCATTCGCAGGATTGCCGACTTGCCGAGCAGTGCGCAGGAATACTTGGCTACGATTGCCAAGATTGCGTCCAGGATGGTCATCTGCGTCGGTGTCGGTCCTGAACGCGAGCAGTTCTGCGTTTAG
- the nrdR gene encoding transcriptional regulator NrdR, translating into MQCPVCHNMDSKVIDSRSIEEGIAIRRRRECEKCQFRFSTYEEVEILDLSVVKQDGRREVYIREKIENGLKRALEKRPVDREAFRRLISHIERDIQLRSKPASAKNNGARREIETSKIGEIAIKHLKKLDPVAYIRFASVYKSFEDIDSFKKELKKIS; encoded by the coding sequence ATGCAGTGCCCTGTGTGCCACAATATGGATAGTAAAGTTATCGACTCCCGTTCAATAGAAGAAGGGATTGCTATTCGCCGGCGCAGAGAGTGTGAAAAATGTCAGTTCCGATTTTCAACATATGAAGAGGTGGAAATTCTGGACCTCTCGGTGGTTAAACAGGACGGTCGCAGAGAGGTATACATTCGTGAGAAGATTGAAAACGGATTGAAGCGGGCGCTCGAAAAAAGGCCGGTTGACCGTGAAGCATTCCGAAGACTAATCAGTCATATTGAAAGGGATATTCAACTTCGTAGCAAACCGGCATCCGCAAAAAATAACGGAGCACGCCGGGAGATAGAAACTTCCAAAATCGGAGAGATTGCCATCAAGCATTTGAAGAAATTGGATCCCGTAGCCTATATCCGTTTCGCATCCGTTTATAAATCTTTTGAAGACATTGATTCATTTAAAAAAGAACTTAAAAAAATAAGCTAA